GAAAAAGCAGGGGTCTTTGTATTTGTATTCATCCAACTTCCAATCCTATCCATTATCCAATCAGAGACGAGGAACCATGCAAAATTTGGCAATTATGCATTCACATAACTAACCTCCACATTTAGCAAACTACTACGGAACAAGTTTCATTTGGTATTAACAAAATTAACCACCATATAACAAAATTAACCACTACTTTATCCATATATATCTTAGTTGTTGAGATTTTGCATTTTATTATTGTAAGGGCAGTTGATTAGACATAATTTTTATTGAATGATTGTTAGAGACAAAACGTACAAAGTTGTTGATGTTGCAAACAGAGTGATGAAAGCAGATAATAATTATATACAACTGTTTGTTAGCAACAACGGTGCATGATTGCATGAAATAATCAAAGAAGCTTCAAGTTGAGATATATTTTCcggatataaaaaaaattatatgttgtCAAATAGGATTTAGCTAATattattattgaaaaattttaaatattttcatttgatgaatataaaataaatacataaaattaaaattttaaattttttatattttcaataattttttttttgttttataatcGACAAGTACTGTTAGGGagaataaccatccggatactaggagaataaacatctcatgtcatAACTCTTGACCTTTTGGATCTAGAACTCTAGTACCATATCATGAAACCACTTATCCCAAAAGCGTAACCTGATAGGACAATgtaaggcttggtttggtaaatcTTTTCGAAGAGGTGCAtgtgctttttaaaagctcaagctcctcattttgtgtttggtaaataaaaaagatcatgtACTTGTGcttataacttttaaaagatagaggtacttttgaaagcacctaagatagagcttttcaaagttggcttgtgcttttcaaaatttaaaagtctaatataacctcatatgttaactaattttcaaatttaatgcttgcatttatgtctattatagtatttttaaattttaaaagctattttaccaaatgcaattgttgttgcttgtgattattaaaagtaatttttaatttgatttaccaaacataaatgctacaacttttaaaaagtcatcttttaaaaattagcttttataagctacttttcaaaagtaaaagctttaccaaactaagACTAATAGTCATATTTCTAATACTTTCTAAACTTTCATTGTACACGTTGTACGCTTAGACTCCCTATGCTTATTCTTAACATGTGTCTTACCGTTTCTTTAATCATTTTGTAGGTTGTGGTTGGTTGTGAGTTCCTGTCGAAGTTGCTCATTGAGTGTTGACTAATCAATTATTCAACCCTCATTACTCTgggtaaaatggcaagaaaaagctGTTATGTGTATTAAGTGTGTgcatattttccttttctttttcttttttactttcgaTATTAAAAAGTGATcaataaagagaaaagagaagacaaAATGGAGGTGTATGTATAAAAGAAGTGAATGTAAAAAATAGTATAAATATTATTTCTTAATAAACTCATTCAAATAGCATGTGCACGTAGATGATCAGTTAACAAATTAATCATGGTGTATTTGTGTATATTTATAATATtggtttatatattttttaactaaataattaattattaaaataattaaatttataatatgtgaagttaatatttaaaaattattagataattgataaatttaattaaattattatctaataatttttaattatcaatttcacGTAAAAATAACTGTACGTGAGTGTTTACTCATTACACATAATTTTACAAAGAGTGAATACCCCACCTGGCCTCTGACAACTaactcgaaaggacaacgagacccccaaaaaaaaaaacacccaattcGGTCCTTGATATTTTTTTTGGAACTGATTAGCTCCTGtgtcaaaaaaaataatattaactttTTTTTGACACAGaaacctcgttgtcctttcgaggtaattgtcagagATCGAGTTGGATTTTTTTGTCAAAGACCTCGTTGCCTTTTTAAATAATTCTCAGAAGCTATTTTGGGTTTTTCTCTTTTACAAAAAAATGTTTAGTATTAGAAATTAGTAACCAACTTTACCAGTCCATAGGAAGTGTGGGGCCCTCCAAAATCCCTATAAATACATACACATACTCTAACTTTTGGTAGCCACAGTCTTCCATGATCACTAACTATAACTTGTAGGCCATCAACCCTGCATTTTAAGCAGAGTCACTCTGTTCCAACAATGCCATCATTGCTTTCCTCTTCTCTCCTTCAAATGCTTCCTCTTCTATTCTCTCTTATAATCTCACTCATGCTTTGTGGAATCATTGCTGATGAGTCTCCACCTTCACCTGGCTACTACCCTAGTTCCCAAGTTAGTTCTGTTGCCTTTGATCAAGCTTATAGAAACCTTTGGGGACCTCAGCACCAAAGACTAGACCAATCTGGCTCACTAACTATTTGGCTTGACTCTTACTCTGGTACATTATTAAATAATGTGCTTCAAAAGAAAATGCTTGAAAATTTTGCTGAATTGAAATGACACGTTCATGTAACCATGTAACAACTCTATAGCATTATTATGCTTCTTAGACATTTTGAATTTGTTTGTTTAAAACAGGAAGTGGATTCAAGTCAATCCGGCCGTATCGATCCGGATACTTTGGTGCTGCCATTAAGCTTCAATCTGGTTACACTGCAGGAGTGATTACATGTCTCTATGTGAGAATCATTAGTGTATAACTCTTTAATTAAGAATCAATTATGCttcgtgtacactaaaatcaactacCAAAGTCAgctaccagtataaaatacatgtttgaATACAAATACAAATTGATTGTAGCGTACGAATAACATTTTTTATTAAGAATATAtccattattattaattaatttgggAATTGCTGTAGCTTTCAAACAACCAAGACTACCCAGGAGACCATGATGAAGTGGACATTGAGTTCCTTGGTACCATCCCAGGTAAGCAATATGTGCTGCAGACAAATGTGTTCATGAGAGGAAGCGGAGACAAGAATAATGTGATAGGAAGAGAGATGAGGTTTCACCTTTGGTTCGATCCAACACAAGATTTTCACCACTATGCTATTCTATGGACACCCACTGACATCATGTAATCTTTGTTACATATTcataacattattattattttgttatgaTTGTTAATATAGATGAATTTGAATGCAGATTTTTGGTGGACGATGTTCCAATAAGGAATTACCCAAGAAAGAATGATGCAACATTCCCTGAAAGAGCAATGTACGTGTACGGATCAATATGGGATGCATCATCATGGGCCACAGAGAATGGTAAATACAAAGCTGATTACAAATACCAACCATTCATTGGAAGATACAAAGATTTCAAGCTCCAAGGTTGCACCACTCAATCTTCCTCCTCATGCCAGCCACCCTCACCTTCACCACCTGGCTACAATTCACTAAGTCCTCAACAGTATAATGCAATGCAATGGGTCCAAAACAATTACTTGGTCTATGACTATTGCCGTGATCCCAATAGAGACCATACCCTTACTCCAGAAtgctaattaattatttatactcTTAAAGGGGATGGTAATTGAGATGACCCCACCTGCTTAATTAAAGTGTAATTGCAAGGGCAGTTGAGCGTCCAAGCCACCCCCAACATTCAAGATTGTGATgtatttgttgtttctgccaaTTGTGTGTTTAATTTTCACTATTACTTATTGAATTAAATAATTCAATTTGGATGCATGtaccaaaatatatatatacatcaattTGTATGCTTTTTCTAATATAGGACTATATCTCTTATCTTTCTTTCTATacattttttgtatttatttttcttaaaagtaattaaatcaatgatagatatatataaacaaaaattcGAATTCATGGTGTGTCATGTATAAGAGAAAAACGGACCATGTTCCCTTGAAAGTTGAAAGTAAGCCGTGTGAAAGATAACTATTGGACTATGTTGCTGAATTATTGGACCCCCCCAAAATAACTATATATTCAATATATAACAGAAAATGATAGTGTTTCTATCACATAGAATTTTCTCAGATCATTCTTTTGATTCTCATTACCATGCGAGTATTAGTTTAGGGTTTTTCTATATGTCATGTGATAGACACATTAAACTATATGGTATGAGCAAATTTTATACATGCCTCATTGGCTCCTAGGCCAAGTTGAAGTGTATTTGATATTTCACGTGAACTAATATCGATCTTCCCCCTAAATGGCATCTTACGCAGTTTAGTACCATGGATTTCTGTTTGATCTCGTGAATGACCAGAAACCTTACTTTGTCGTTTAATTGTGGCATTGTCAAATGTCACATGAATGGAATTAGGATACTACCATAGTTGCTGCATTTCCCCATGCCTTGTTTAAAAAGAATGATTTGGATTCATGCAACTTCATTGGCTTCACACACTTTCCATTTTGATCCTTTGACTTTGTCACGGCCTCACGGGGGATACAAATACAAAGGCAATGTTTGTTTTTCTCCATTTTCTTTCTCATAATTTGTTTTTGTTAGGCACCGTATCTCCTAGCTCGACAGGTTAACGAATAATTCGTTGCGAATCTGAATTCCATTTAAAGGTCTGTCATGAATTACTACATACACAAAACAAAATTCGAACTCCAATACTTATTTAAGCGGACGAGTCAACCGATCACTTTGATTTTCTTATAATTATTCTGTCACCTCGTTGGGCGCTCGTTGGGCGCTTTGATtggttaatttatttttatttttatgttaatgTTTTTTTTTCCCTATGTTAATGATGATCTGTGTGAAAATCCTAAACTGAAAAAAAGATGGTCTTTCTTTGGACTTCTGTTTTTTGGTAAGGAGGTCTTTCTTTGGACTTTATCATGGTATTTATCATATCCAATGATTCTAGACCTTCAAATAAAATTGTACTGGATTTGGATGCTAGATTAAAGAGATAAGGAAAATATGAAGCCCAAAACTGTAGGGTAATTGCTTCTGGACAAGGGCCTAGCCCATTGAAAAAGTTATCAGTAAGACTCTGTCTCATTGAAAGGGCCATGTGTTTCTCTTATCTTTATTTGTGGAtccattttttatatattataaaaaatttaagaaaattgATCAGCTATGTGATATTGACAAGGGTCAGTCATCATTTGGTCTTCAATTTCATGAAGCAATTTAATTGaatatgttaaattatttagTAATTTGCAGGCATTATCTTTGCATGAAGATATCATAGATTCATAGTACTCACCTGATTAACCAAATTGGGTTGGTCCCCTTGATTTTACTTTCCTATATTTTACTACAGAAATTATTATTCTTAAATATCCTTTTGTAATTCTCAGAAATTATTTAGAGTAACGTACTTTGAAATTTCAATTGAGTTCTTCCACTAATGAGTAAACCATGTTTTGGAAATTTTAAACAAGAAAACAAAGACACTTATGATTCACGGATTCACGGATTAGGAAAGAAACAGAGACTGCACAACTTACTGAAGCTTTGATAGCCAATGTTACTAACATAACACGTTAATAGAGGCGCTCATGCAACGAAAATAAGTTATTGGGAGTTGGTACAAAAAAGCATTTTGGTACAAGAACAAACAGAGAGAAAAAGACAATGAAAATTACATTCCATTACAGAGTGGCCAGCTAGCTTTTAAGCTTTAGCTACCTACCTATTTTTGAATGCTGACATTAAGCATTCATTCACTCATAAAAACTACACTCCAATGCCACCGTTGGATTCTTTCTCCCTCAATTAAATTTCACGTCCATTCCTCACCTTACCCGTGACCACACTTATTCACTGCCTCAATCCAAATAACAACAGACGTACACATTTCAACTTCTGACAATTCATCACTTCTCAGTCCCAACaccaaaaaatatacatatactATGACTGTTTATTTCACATCCATATCATGAATTCATTTAATAATTAGTATGGTTTATTTACATCggaaattaataattatacaACAATGGTTGCTTTGCCATGTCATAAAGAATAATAAACCCTCCACGTTAGCATTAACGAGCTGGACCAAAAGTCGCTACTCCATAGTTAATATCCATCCATCTACCCTCTGTGTGGTGTGGTCCCCACTGACACATAGCCAGAGACCGAATTCAAAATCGAATAGCTGTCATCCATCATCATATGCAGCCAGCAATTCCAAGCTGGGAAGAACTTTAACCCGAAAGCCTTACGTGTCACTCTCCAATTCGCCAGAAACTGTAGACCTACCGTAAGACCTACCAAGCTTCTCACTCAGACTAACCAGAGTCTGCCACGTGGCATCCCCTTCCTGCACCTCCTCGTTGAACATCAGGGCCCGCCTCGTTCTCGGGTCCCACAGGTTCCTCTGAATCGCCGTGAGGTTCGTCGCTGCCACGCGCTCAAGGATCCTCCCAAGCTTCCCGACGTCCCTCTCGGCCACCCTAACGGAAATATCCGGCCACCTCACGGCAGACGAAAACGGTAACCGAATACCGTCTGAGATAATTACGGGCACGCATCCTAATAAAACAGACTCAACCAGTCTGGGACTCCAGGGGGCCCACCCAAGTGGACACAAACAGAAAACAGACCTCGCTATCTCTGACTGGTAACCGGCAAACCTATGCCTCTTGAGGTAAAATCTCCGGTCACCGCTGAATTTACGCCATATCACCGTCCTCACTctcctaaaagaaacaaaaatagaaaaaacgtCAATTCAGCAAAAGTTTTTCAGTTAAAATCCAAATGCGGCTTAATTATTGATCAATGATGAGAGTGTGGGGTCATTACTGATTAATTAGTAATTACTTACTTGCTGTAAAACCTTCCGCTTATGTTCTTaggatgaacctccattttcCCACGGAAGAACGCAAAAATGTCTCTGCGTCCGTTCGCCGGAGAATTCTTAGCAAGAGTCTTCCGTACACTTTCCGGCGACACGTAAGGCGGTATGACTACATTCTCAACTTGTTGGCACGGGTGCTGGTACTCAACGCCGAACGTCTGCAACACTATTGAGTTCTTCATTATTTCCAGTATCCCATGCTGCATGGCCACATCTTCCTTcaataagaaaagaaacaagagagTCAGGTCATTGGaactaaggaagaaagaaaatgcaCGCAAAAAAATGTGTGGAGTTATTAGGTAGTTACGAGATTGTGGAAACAAGCGCCAAAATCATGGGAAGCGACGAAGACGTGGTCGGATCCGGAGGTGCGGTTCCAGAAAGGGTGGTGTGTGGAGATGAGTTGCACCGCGGAGGAAATGAGGTTGCGGGCGTGTGAGATTGAAGGGAAGCCATTGACGGTGCTGAAGTTGCAGGAGACGTAGACCGGGACGAAGAAGAAGTCAGCTTGGTTGGGGTCAAAGGTTCGAAGGTCGCTGGTCAAGAGTGCTCTGTGAATGGCGACTTCCGACGCAAACAAGTGAGTGCTGCACCTCTCGTTGGTTAACCAATCTGTGTTGTACTTTGATGGGAGCTCGTAGATGAACACCTTCATATTCTTGAGTTTGCTTGCAATGTTGCTGGATTCTAACAGTGTACGAGGTACAACATGGGATTTAACGAAGTTCTCGGTTGGTTCTGTCTTTTGGGCGGTGGTGTTGTTGTTATTGGTGATGAGAAAAGAGGTGAAGAagtagagggagagagagagccaTAGAAGCCATTTGTAGTATCTGCAGAAGCAGCTTCTATCTTGTTGTTGCTGTTGATAATGCTGATTGAGCTTGTTGTAGTTGTAGCCATGTTTGTGATGAAAGAGGTTCATCTTCACATACAAGcccctactactactactactcttTGGGGGTCTCTGGTTTTTGTGCTGTTGTTCCACCATTATTGAAGAGAACCAAGAAATAAGATAAGAGTAGAAGAGGTACAAACAATTTTATTATTGCTAGAACTTAGCACCAAAAATAAAACAGTTGGAAgcatttattatttattagtacGTGTTTTCGATATCTGAATTCCGAGACTTCACTAATTATTGAAGAGGcattatttaactaataaaaaaaacaaaataggaaAGGGGAAAGAGAATGGATTTTAGAGGGTGATGTTTGTTTTTTGAGAGAGTTGTATGTGAGTGAGTTCACATGGGGATGATCAGAATGTAGCTTGGGCCTTATGTATGTAGCgttctttatttctttatttctttctacaAATTAAATTAATCTAAATATAATCATGTGATGAGATATGATATGATATGTCAACATGGTTTGGTTCCTGATCAGCATATCAATTAATTAAGCTCTAGACTTCAAAACCATTCTAGTAGTGTCCATGCATTGCACCACATAAAGCTCTTTTAGTAACATCAACTAACAATAAGGCTTAAATACACTACAACATACCATGTGAGAATGAAAATTAAGTTTGGAGTAAacatgtgcaaaaaaaaaaaaaacatatttatcGATTATATAACATTCTTGAATCCATCAAACTCTAACCGTTAGTCCGTTACTATAGTTTAGTATTGCTTAAGCAAAGTTGGATAAGATAGATGCTTAACTAATTATTTAGCTCGTTGTATATGTAGTATCTTCGATTAGCAGCAATTAATGACCTCATCTTGGACCTGCATAAACAAACAGTTGGAAAGTTAGAAACCAGATCGGAATATTGAAGGAATAGAATAGAATATATGAGTAGAATTCAGAATTAAAGGACGCAAAAACTGAAAAGTATAAGAAATAAAGAGGTATGTGGGCCGTAGCATTAGCATATTTGCAAAGCTCCAAAAATAAT
The DNA window shown above is from Arachis ipaensis cultivar K30076 chromosome B08, Araip1.1, whole genome shotgun sequence and carries:
- the LOC107612809 gene encoding xyloglucan endotransglucosylase/hydrolase protein 31, whose product is MPSLLSSSLLQMLPLLFSLIISLMLCGIIADESPPSPGYYPSSQVSSVAFDQAYRNLWGPQHQRLDQSGSLTIWLDSYSGSGFKSIRPYRSGYFGAAIKLQSGYTAGVITCLYLSNNQDYPGDHDEVDIEFLGTIPGKQYVLQTNVFMRGSGDKNNVIGREMRFHLWFDPTQDFHHYAILWTPTDIIFLVDDVPIRNYPRKNDATFPERAMYVYGSIWDASSWATENGKYKADYKYQPFIGRYKDFKLQGCTTQSSSSCQPPSPSPPGYNSLSPQQYNAMQWVQNNYLVYDYCRDPNRDHTLTPEC
- the LOC107614117 gene encoding probable glucuronoxylan glucuronosyltransferase IRX7 isoform X1, which produces MVEQQHKNQRPPKSSSSSRGLYVKMNLFHHKHGYNYNKLNQHYQQQQQDRSCFCRYYKWLLWLSLSLYFFTSFLITNNNNTTAQKTEPTENFVKSHVVPRTLLESSNIASKLKNMKVFIYELPSKYNTDWLTNERCSTHLFASEVAIHRALLTSDLRTFDPNQADFFFVPVYVSCNFSTVNGFPSISHARNLISSAVQLISTHHPFWNRTSGSDHVFVASHDFGACFHNLEDVAMQHGILEIMKNSIVLQTFGVEYQHPCQQVENVVIPPYVSPESVRKTLAKNSPANGRRDIFAFFRGKMEVHPKNISGRFYSKRVRTVIWRKFSGDRRFYLKRHRFAGYQSEIARSVFCLCPLGWAPWSPRLVESVLLGCVPVIISDGIRLPFSSAVRWPDISVRVAERDVGKLGRILERVAATNLTAIQRNLWDPRTRRALMFNEEVQEGDATWQTLVSLSEKLGRSYGRSTVSGELESDT
- the LOC107614117 gene encoding probable glucuronoxylan glucuronosyltransferase IRX7 isoform X2 is translated as MNLFHHKHGYNYNKLNQHYQQQQQDRSCFCRYYKWLLWLSLSLYFFTSFLITNNNNTTAQKTEPTENFVKSHVVPRTLLESSNIASKLKNMKVFIYELPSKYNTDWLTNERCSTHLFASEVAIHRALLTSDLRTFDPNQADFFFVPVYVSCNFSTVNGFPSISHARNLISSAVQLISTHHPFWNRTSGSDHVFVASHDFGACFHNLEDVAMQHGILEIMKNSIVLQTFGVEYQHPCQQVENVVIPPYVSPESVRKTLAKNSPANGRRDIFAFFRGKMEVHPKNISGRFYSKRVRTVIWRKFSGDRRFYLKRHRFAGYQSEIARSVFCLCPLGWAPWSPRLVESVLLGCVPVIISDGIRLPFSSAVRWPDISVRVAERDVGKLGRILERVAATNLTAIQRNLWDPRTRRALMFNEEVQEGDATWQTLVSLSEKLGRSYGRSTVSGELESDT